A DNA window from Brenneria izadpanahii contains the following coding sequences:
- the ampD gene encoding 1,6-anhydro-N-acetylmuramyl-L-alanine amidase AmpD — translation MLLENGWLSEVKHIPSPHYDSRPNDEAPSLLVIHNISLPPGEFGGPYIDQLFTATLDPAAHPYFAAICHLRVSAHCLIRRDGEIIQYVPFHLRAWHAGVSVFEGRERCNDFSIGIELEGTDTLPFTTEQYSQLAAITRLLIDAYPITPSRITGHSDIAPGRKTDPGPAFDWDLYHRLLQENWIKNEGSIKR, via the coding sequence ATGCTTTTGGAAAATGGCTGGTTATCTGAAGTAAAACACATACCTTCCCCACACTATGATAGTCGCCCCAACGATGAAGCTCCTTCTCTGCTGGTGATCCACAACATCAGTTTGCCGCCGGGGGAATTCGGCGGTCCTTACATTGATCAACTATTTACCGCGACGCTGGATCCGGCGGCGCATCCTTATTTTGCCGCTATCTGCCATTTACGGGTTTCTGCGCACTGCCTGATTCGCCGGGATGGGGAAATTATTCAATACGTTCCTTTTCATCTGCGAGCCTGGCATGCGGGCGTCTCTGTTTTTGAAGGACGTGAGCGGTGTAACGATTTTTCAATTGGCATCGAACTGGAAGGAACGGATACGTTACCTTTTACTACAGAACAATATTCTCAACTGGCGGCGATAACCCGGCTGCTGATTGACGCTTATCCTATTACGCCGTCGCGAATTACCGGACACAGTGATATTGCGCCCGGCCGTAAAACCGACCCTGGCCCGGCTTTTGATTGGGATCTATATCACCGCCTGTTGCAGGAAAACTGGATAAAGAACGAAGGGAGTATAAAACGATGA
- the ampE gene encoding beta-lactamase regulator AmpE has protein sequence MTLFTLLLVLAWERLFKLGEHWQLDHRLEAVFRRLSPPSLFQTLFLTLCCMGAAAILLWLADGLLFGLALLVLWIVICLMCIGAGSVRRHYRRYLQSAQKGELDASQEMASELALIHGLPVGAGEQERLKELQNALLWINFRFYLAPLFWFTVAGPYGPVAVAGYAFLRARQTWLARRNTPLERAQSGVDSLLHWLDWIPVRLAGVAYALLGHGEKALPAWFASLGDYRSSQYWVLTQLAQYSLAREPHIDPVETPRAAVALAKKVTLALVVVVALLTIYGALV, from the coding sequence ATGACGCTATTTACATTGTTGCTGGTATTGGCGTGGGAGCGTCTGTTCAAACTGGGTGAGCATTGGCAGTTGGATCACCGTCTTGAAGCCGTGTTTCGCCGTCTATCGCCCCCTTCTTTATTTCAAACCCTGTTCCTGACGCTTTGCTGCATGGGCGCTGCGGCCATCCTGTTATGGCTGGCCGATGGGCTTTTATTCGGTCTGGCTCTACTCGTGCTGTGGATTGTTATCTGCCTGATGTGTATTGGCGCAGGGAGCGTTCGCCGGCACTATCGCCGCTATCTGCAATCGGCCCAGAAGGGGGAGCTCGACGCCAGTCAGGAAATGGCCTCGGAGCTGGCGTTAATTCACGGTTTACCCGTAGGGGCCGGAGAACAAGAACGGCTGAAAGAGCTTCAAAACGCTCTGCTATGGATTAACTTTCGGTTTTATTTGGCGCCCTTGTTTTGGTTTACCGTAGCCGGTCCCTATGGCCCTGTCGCTGTGGCGGGCTACGCTTTCTTACGCGCCCGGCAGACCTGGCTGGCGCGTCGTAACACGCCGCTGGAGCGCGCGCAATCCGGCGTTGATTCATTGCTGCACTGGCTTGACTGGATCCCGGTGCGCCTGGCCGGCGTGGCTTATGCTTTGTTGGGACACGGCGAGAAGGCTTTGCCGGCATGGTTCGCCTCGCTTGGCGACTACCGCAGTTCGCAATATTGGGTTCTGACTCAGTTGGCGCAATATTCGCTGGCGCGCGAACCTCATATCGATCCCGTCGAAACGCCAAGGGCGGCGGTAGCGCTGGCGAAGAAAGTTACGTTGGCGCTGGTGGTCGTGGTGGCTTTACTGACGATTTATGGCGCGCTGGTGTGA